The following is a genomic window from Candidatus Bathyarchaeota archaeon.
GCCCCAAGAAATCTTCTCGAAAGCATCAGCCAATCTCCCACTCGCAATCAACATATAAATTTATCTCTTAAATCTCAACAATTCTCTTGGAAAATTTTTAAATTTATACAGCATGTTAACAATTTTAAATTTTTATGTAGCTACCTTCAATTTAAATAATTATTTTTCAATTTCTATTACTTCTAATTGTTTGATATGCCTAAGTCTTAATCAAAGGATTATGGGACGAGCGACAATCATTGGGGCAGAGATATCAAATTCTGGATTTATCCTCAGATTTTATGATCCAGCTCTCGATTTGATTGATAATTCCACGGCCTTGACGAGTTTCTCAACATCTTTTAAAACATCTTCTACATCCTCTCTCGTCGCTAGGTCCTCATAGAAATTTTTGTGCATGGAATCAGCAAGTTTGAATGTTATCCTAACCCACCCACCTATCTCATCAGCCACCTCATTCTTGTAGGACCATAACTCCCTATGAGATTCTATTCTCTTACCCCTCTTTGATAGAGCGTGCGCCTTAATCGCCAAGGCGCAGGCACCCCATATCTTTTCAGATGCCTGTCTCAAGTCACCTCTCTCCAGCTCCTGCTCGGCCTGTTCCAGGAGCTGCAGGGCTCCTTCAAGATAGACTGTGGCGCTGGCGCTGGGGTCTGAATCCCTCAGCAATGCCTCAATTAGATACTCTATAGTGGCTCCCCTCTCCCAAGCCCTCCCCTCAATCTCCTTAAAGATAGACCTGGGCAAGCTTATGCTCACAGACATGATACTCATGGCAGATGATCTCCCTCAACCCTTTATATTTTCTTATATCAATAGGGAATAGATGGAGGAGTGTATTCCTGAGGAGCCCCCTTAAAACGCTCCACCTTTAGGCCTCTTTGATGGTCTTATGACCCTCTCTTCACTCCTGGGTCTAGTGGACTCTTAATTTATCGGCCTCTCCGCAATAACCCTTATATTCCCCAAGGAGGAGCTTTAGGAAACATGATTAAATATATAGTTGAGGGCAACAGTCTACTCGTGGTAAAAATATCTAACCCTTTAGAAGTTGCCAGCAAATTCAACATACCATTTGATACAAAAATTGCGATGATCATAATTAGTGAGATTGTGAGAGAGAGTGAAAGGGAGATTGAGGAAGAAATTTTAAAAACATTGAAGAATTAGATCTCTTAGTTGTACAGTATGATGAGATACAGTAATTGAAAGTCACATTCTTCACTACCATCAATATAGCTCATTATTTAGAAGGGCATATTATTCCTATTTCTTTTATGTTTTAATATTAGTATAGAGATTTTAGGAACCTTTTTATATAGACGATCATCGGCAGTTATAAGTTTTGTCTTATATTTTTCAGATATTGCAATTAAGGCAGCATCATAAAAAGTACATGGATGTTTCCAATACACATTTTCTAACTCATATATTAGCAATTTTGGAACTAACAATTTAAGTATCCATTAACATACCTTTAGAAAATTTCTTTTGACTTATCAGAATAATCCTCTTTTATGAACAGCTTCAGACTATAGAGGTATCTGTTATATAATTCACATTATTTTCCTTATTTTACGTATAACCTCTACGCTGTTAAAACCCACCTCGGTTCCGGGAAACATGTTCGCCTCAACCCACCATAACGCTTCTTCAGATTTTTTCCTCATTAAAACCTTCATTATAGCCTCTCTAACAAACTCTGATACCTTTAGCCCAAGTGCCTCTATCTCCCTCTTAATCCTTTCAGGGATCCTAACCGCTACTACGACAGTACCCTCCATATTTCATTGCTTACATTAAAAATATATAAATGTATTTCATTATCGCTCTCTTTGTTATTAAAAATATAGATAAAAGATGTAAACATTCACCTTGCCCATCATCATTATATAACTACTTTATAATCAGAAATCGTATTCAACGCGTTTTAGTTAGTGCTACCATCGGACATAACCGCCGTAAACACAACTCCATTTATCAGGCCATCTTCGTTTTCAAAGACTCTTCCTGAACCGTTGATGAACTCTCAAACCTTAATTTAAAGTGTTATTACACTTAATCTAAAAGTTAAAAAAAATGGGGGTTTAACCCCTTTCTGGGGCTCTCAGCCTGCTATCTTCCTAGTTATCTGGATTACGCCTACTATGGCCGCGATCGCGGCTATCAGGGCCAGTATGACTGCTGCGTATAGGGTTCCAGACATTGCCTCCACGGCTGATTTGGCTCCGGCTGCCGCTGCTGCGGCGTCGGAGGCGCTCTTCTTTGTGGCTGCGAGGTCACTCTTGAGGGCGCTTGTGTCATTCTTCAGGGTTCCAATATCTGACTTTAAGGTTTCCATATCCTTCGATATGTCCTCTGCAGTCAGGGGCTTGGGGCTCACTGTGAAGGT
Proteins encoded in this region:
- a CDS encoding PaREP1 family protein; the encoded protein is MSVSISLPRSIFKEIEGRAWERGATIEYLIEALLRDSDPSASATVYLEGALQLLEQAEQELERGDLRQASEKIWGACALAIKAHALSKRGKRIESHRELWSYKNEVADEIGGWVRITFKLADSMHKNFYEDLATREDVEDVLKDVEKLVKAVELSIKSRAGS